From a region of the Listeria monocytogenes ATCC 19117 genome:
- a CDS encoding DUF4305 domain-containing protein — MKNSLIKQSFLYFALGLVFVYFVVVRVADYGYDVLACILIIMTLMDFGIGIGLIITGLKRRKKTCRK, encoded by the coding sequence ATGAAAAATTCATTAATAAAGCAAAGTTTTTTATATTTTGCACTTGGTCTTGTATTTGTATATTTTGTTGTTGTTCGTGTGGCTGATTATGGTTATGATGTGCTTGCATGTATACTAATTATCATGACATTAATGGATTTTGGTATTGGCATCGGTCTGATTATCACTGGACTTAAAAGACGTAAAAAAACCTGTAGAAAGTAA